From the genome of Panulirus ornatus isolate Po-2019 chromosome 8, ASM3632096v1, whole genome shotgun sequence, one region includes:
- the LOC139749765 gene encoding apolipoprotein D-like, which yields MRTFGSIVVVLVGLVGLVAPHSMEFGSCRAIRSFTDFEPKKFEGLWHVIEITSTSSRCMTMNFTLTDSGFMVTEVRQFFLFNKFNLDHTFTNRGFFFMTDSSNPAKMVANWNSNFLGNADVTVVDTDYTQFAVLYECQSLTFLRRTSAVILSRTNNLDGATVERVKNDLQELDINVAKLDTIEHENCKQPGEADFDLSEDSLTNLFTTGKLGGSNSQSNKDSTTTNIQTDVEVVTADNKDNEILNARR from the exons ATGAGAACATTTGGGAGcatcgtggtggtgttggtgggcctgGTGGGACTGGTCGCTCCCCACTCCATGGAGTTTGGAAGCTGCAGAGCCATCAGGAGCTTCACGGACTTCGAACCCAAGAAG TTTGAGGGTCTTTGGCATGTGATCGAGATAACCAGCACCTCCAGCCGCTGCATGACCATGAACTTCACCCTGACGGATTCTGGCTTCATGGTGACGGAAGTGCGCCAGTTCTTCCTCTTCAACAAGTTCAACTTGGACCACACCTTCACCAACCGCGGCTTCTTCTTCATGACCGATTCCAGCAACCCAGCCAAGATGGTGGCCAACTGGAACTCAA ATTTCTTAGGCAACGCTGATGTGACTGTGGTGGACACTGACTACACACAGTTTGCAGTGCTGTATGAGTGTCAATCACTGACTTTCTTGAGGCGAACATCAGCCGTCATTCTCAGCCGAACAAATAACCTGGATGGCGCCACAGTGGAAAGG GTGAAAAATGATCTACAGGAACTGGACATCAATGTGGCTAAACTTGACACAATCGAGCATGAAAACTGCAAGCAACCAGGAGAGGCTGACTTTGACCTCAGCGAGGACAGCCTGACAAACCTATTCACTACTGGCAAACTAGGTGGCAGCAATAGCCAATCCAACAAGGACTCGACCACCACAAACATCCAAACGGACGTTGAAGTCGTCACTGCTGACAATAAAGACAATGAGATACTTAATGCAAGGCGCTGA